One Nematostella vectensis chromosome 10, jaNemVect1.1, whole genome shotgun sequence genomic window carries:
- the LOC5510230 gene encoding advillin, with product MVVDDAFVQAGQKPGLEIWRIEKLKVVAQDPKTYGTFYSGDSYICLSTRLVESHLEWDIHFWLGKDTSQDEAGVCAYKTVELDDHLGGGPVQYREVQDHESRKFLSHFKDIKYLEGGMESGFRKVQRDVYQKRLFHIKGKRNVRVQQVELHYKSLNKGDVFILDDGLNIYCWNGSQCSRVERMKGIDVAKRIRDEERGGRAQVHIIDECKDKGLESKFFDALGSRGEIAEDSGDDAEFEKTSQSAVTLYQVSDASGELEMREIEAKPLKKSNLDTNDCFILDCGSSGVFVWVGKGCTKNEKSAAMKNGIDFIEKKGYPNWTQVTRVVEGGETPIFKQFFSGWTDADSQVGLGRAFKSKIAKQSYDKFDATSLHDRKKPEPKKQILADDGSGVAKIWRVEDHDLVLVPLELHGLFFSGDCYVIMYTYKVNMRESVIIYFWQGVQSSTDEKAASAMLADQIDKKMGGIATQVRVVQYKEPEHFLRIFRGRLIILEGGKGAGFRAGCEEDTYDHEGKRMFHVKGTTDLNAKAIQVPRRGASLNSGDVFVLETPGRMYMWRGKGSCAAERRIGRLVIDFLSPGREPDVFREGQEPEYFWDDIGGREEYATGKRMEEERPSYPPRLFQCSNASGAFKVEEVFEFTQEDLIEDDVMLLDTYDEVFVWIGEGANDFEKKEALRTAMDYVKSDTSGRTLDNTIIIQVKQGYEPLNFTGHFQAWDSDKWSGGKTFGELKAEMGDEIDGLGQLKITEQHVNKILNNNKDTFVPEKTYTFEQLTRPKSLIPRDVDCTIKERYLSDDDFYKVFGIQRYEFESKPKWKQIQLKKDKGLF from the exons aaactgaAAGTAGTTGCTCAAGACCCCAAGACGTATGGGACGTTCTACTCAGGCGACTCATATATTTGTCTCTCG ACAAGACTAGTGGAGTCTCATCTGGAATGGGATATCCACTTCTGGCTCGGCAAAGACACCTCACAG GACGAGGCGGGTGTGTGCGCGTACAAGACAGTTGAACTCGATGATCATCTTGGGGGAGGACCAGTTCAATACAGAGAG GTACAGGACCACGAATCGCGGAAATTCCTCAGCCACTTTAAAGATATCAA ATACCTCGAAGGTGGCATGGAGTCTGGATTCCGCAAGGTTCAAAGAGATGTCTACCAAAAGAGGCTTTTCCATATCAAAGGGAAGCGTAACGTCAGAGTGCAACAG GTCGAGTTACATTACAAGTCGTTAAATAAAGGCGATGTGTTCATTTTGGACGATGGTCTGAACATCTACTGTTGGAATGGCTCGCAGTGTAGCAGAGTCGAACGAATGAAG GGTATCGACGTTGCCAAACGAATACGAGACGAGGAGCGAGGAGGCCGCGCACAAGTACATATCATAG ATGAATGTAAAGATAAGGGTCTGGAGAGCAAATTTTTCGACGCGCTTGGATCGCGTGGTGAGATCGCTGAAGATTCTGGGGACGACGCGGAGTTTGAGAAAACCAGCCAGAGCGCCGTCACTCTCTACCA AGTGTCTGACGCATCAGGGGAACTAGAAATGAGAGAAATCGAAGCAAAGCCGCTAAAGAAAAGTAACCTGGACACAAAC GATTGCTTCATTCTGGACTGCGGAAGCAGCGGAGTGTTCGTGTGGGTCGGTAAAGGCTGCACCAAAAACGAGAAAAGTGCCGCCATGAAAAATGGAATA GATTTTATCGAGAAAAAGGGCTATCCGAACTGGACACAGGTGACCCGTGTTGTGGAGGGCGGGGAAACGCCCATATTCAAGCAGTTTTTCTCGGGCTGGACCGACGCCGACTCTCAGGTCGGATTAGGCAGGGCCTTCAAAAGTAAAATTG CTAAACAAAGTTATGACAAGTTTGATGCCACTTCGCTTCACGACAGAAAAAAGCCAGAACCCAAGAAACAGATTCTTGCAGATGACGGGAGTGGAGTGGCAAAG ATATGGCGTGTAGAGGACCATGACCTTGTACTAGTTCCCCTGGAGTTGCACGGTCTATTTTTTAGTGGCGACTGCTATGTCATCATGTATACATATAAGGTCAACATGAGAGAAAGCGTCATCATCTATTTCTGGCAG GGTGTTCAGAGCAGCACGGATGAGAAGGCGGCCTCCGCCATGCTTGCCGACCAGATAGACAAGAAGATGGGTGGTATAGCCACGCAG GTGAGAGTAGTGCAGTACAAGGAGCCGGAACACTTCCTCAGAATCTTCCGTGGCCGCCTCATTATACTAGAG GGTGGGAAGGGTGCGGGATTTCGCGCGGGCTGCGAGGAAGACACGTATGATCACGAGGGAAAGAGGATGTTCCACGTGAAGGGCACGACGGACCTTAACGCAAAAGCGATACAG GTTCCCCGCCGAGGGGCGTCCCTTAACTCTGGTGACGTGTTCGTACTAGAAACGCCTGGGCGTATGTACATGTGGAGGGGAAAG GGTTCGTGCGCAGCTGAGAGACGAATTGGAAGATTGGTAATAGATTTTCTTTCTCCCGGAAG ggagcccgacGTGTTTCGCGAGGGTCAGGAACCGGAGTATTTTTGGGATGATATTGGCGGTCGTGAGGAGTACGCAACAGGGAAAAGAATGGAG GAAGAAAGACCCTCGTATCCGCCCCGTCTGTTCCAGTGCTCTAACGCGTCTGGCGCATTTAAGGTGGAGGAAGTATTCGAATTCACTCAAGAg GATCTTATTGAGGACGACGTTATGCTTTTGGACACATACGACGAG GTGTTTGTTTGGATCGGCGAAGGCGCGAATGACTTCGAAAAGAAAGAAGCATTACGTACGGCAATG GACTATGTCAAGAGCGATACATCCGGCCGAACATTGGACAACACCATTATCATACAAGTCAAACAGGGTTATGAACCCCTCAACTTTACCGGACACTTCCAGGCGTGGGACTCGGACAAGTGGAGC GGCGGTAAGACGTTTGGTGAGCTAAAGGCTGAGATGGGAGATGAGATAGACGGGCTTGGTCAACTGAAGATCACAGAGCAG CATGTAAACAAGATcttgaacaacaacaaagacacCTTTGTCCCGGAAAAAACCTATACGTTCGAGCAGCTGACAAGGCCCAAGTCTCTGATCCCAAGGGATGTGGATTGTACGATAAAAGAG